The Streptomyces cyaneogriseus subsp. noncyanogenus region GGCGTCCAGCACCGCGTCCGGCGTCCGGAACGGCGTATGGTCGAACTTCGGGGCGAGCAGGTCGTAGCCGCGCTCCACGGACGACAGGGCCTGGACGGCGAGTTCACGCAGGCCGGGGCCTTCGGGGCTGAACATCCGGCCAGCTTAAGGGAGCTCGCCCGGCCGGGCGGTCCGGCGGCGGTGCCGCTCACGGTGGCCTCCTCGGCCCCGGACGGTTTCCGGCCGAGCCGCTGCGCTCGCCCGCCGGGCCGCCACTCCCGGTGGTACAGTGCCATGGACACCCCTTTTTCCGCCCCCTTCGCGGGCGCCGGTGTCCGTTCTTCTCCTTTCTCTTCTTTCCTCGCTGCTCCGCCCGTCCTTCGCCGACCGGCGCAGCGCTTTCCCGCACCACCTCGTGAGCAGGGCTCGTCCCGCCGTATCCGAGGTGCTGCCGTCTCCGCCGCGGAGGCGGGCGTCGACCGCCCTCCCGCCTGCGGATCTCCCCCCTCCCCCGCATGTCTCGTATCAGCCGTCCGTCGAAAGGACCGAACCCCCATGACCACCGCACTCGAACACCTCCCCGTCCGGCGTTCCGCGGCCGAGGCCGTCGCCGGCCTGCTCGACATCGACACCGGCGGGAAGGGGCACCTGCGCGCCGAGAACTGCCTGCCCTCGCCGGGCGACCCGCACCTGTCCCCCGCGCTGATCCGCCGGTACGGGCTGCGCAAGGGCGATCTGGTCGAAGGCGTGCGCGGTGCCCGGCACACGCTGTCCGACGTCGTCGGGGTGAACGGGCGGGCGCCCGACCGGCTCCGGGGCCGGGCCCACTTCCGTGACCTGACGCCGCTGCACCCCTCCCGGCGGCTGCGCCTGGAACACCCGGCGGCCGGGCTCACCGGGCGCGTCGCCGATCTGCTCACGCCGGTCGGCAAGGGGCAGCGCGGGCTGCTCGTGGCGCCGCCCAAGAGCGGCAAGACCGTCGTCCTCCAGCAGATCGCCGCGGCCGTCGCCGGCAATCATCCCGAGTGCCGGCTGATGGTGGTCCTGCTCGACGAGCGGCCGGAGGAGGTCACCGACATGCGCCGCTCGGTGCGGGGCGAGGTGTACGCCTCGACGTTCGACCGCACTCCCCGGCAGCACATCGCCCTGGCCGACCTCGTCGTCGAACGGGCCAAGCGGCTGGTCGAGGCCGGTGAGGACGTCGTCGTCCTCCTCGACTCCCTGACCCGGCTGTGCCGGGCGCACAACAACGCCGCCGCCTCCGGCGGCCGTATCCTCAGCGGGGGTGTCGACGCCGCCGCGCTGCTCGGCCCCAAGCGGTTCTTCGGCGCCGCGCGGCAGACCGAGGAGGGCGGCTCGCTCACCATCCTCGCCACCGCCCTGGTGGAGACCGGCTCCCGCGCCGACGACTTCTACTTCGAGGAGCTGAAGAGCACGGGCAACATGGAGCTCCGCCTGGACCGCGAACTCGCCGCCCGTCGCGTCTTCCCCGCCGTCGATCCGGAGACCTCCGGCACCCGGCGCGAGGAACTCCTGCTGACCGCCGCCGAGTCGGCCGCGGCGCGGGGCCTGCGGCGGGCCCTGTCGGCCAGGGAGGGCCGGGCAGGGCTGGAGACACTGCTGGAGCGGATGCGGGCGACGCCGGACAACGCCACCCTCCTGCGGCTGATCCAGCCGACGCTGCCCGCCGCCTGACACGGCCCCGCGTCACGGCCCGGAACCGCCCGTGCGCCGCCGCGGAGGCCGTGCGGCATCCGGGTGCCCCTGGGCGCCGACCGGCCCCGGCAGCACGGCGGCCGACGGCCCCCCTTCCTACGTTTGCCGCATGAACGTCGGATTCCCTTCCCGGGTGGCCGCCTCCTCCTGCGCGCTGTGCGTCGCGGGCCTGCTGGTGCTCGCACCCGCCGCCCCGGCCGCCCGTACCCGGCCGCCGGACCCCGGCACACCCGCCGGGCCGGAAACGACGGGACCGCCGCCGTCCCCGCTGCACCGCTCCGGGACCCAGGTCCGGCCGCGTCCGGGCACGCCGGGGCCGCCGGCCGTCTCGGCCCTGTCCTGGGTGGTGGCCGACGCGCTCACCGGCGAGGTGCTCGCCGCCCACGACGCGCACCGGAGACTGCCGCCCGCCAGCACCCTGAAGATCCTGTTCGCCCTCGCGGTGCTCCCCGTGCTCCCGGGCGGCATCCGCCACACCGTGCGCGAGGAGGAGCTCGCGGGCATCGGGCCGGGCAGCAGCCTGGTGGGGGTCGCCGAGAACCGCACCTACCGGGTCACCGACCTGTGGCACGGCGTCTTCCTCGGCTCCGGCAACGACGCCGTGCGTGTCCTGTCCGCGCTGAGCGGCGGCCGGCGCGACACGATCGCCCGGATGCAGGCCGAGGCCCGGGAGCTGGGGGCGCACGACACACGGGTGCTGTCGCCCGACGGCTACGACGAGCCGGGCCAGGTCTCCTCCGCGTACGACCTGGCGGTCTTCGGCCGCGCCGGGCTGCGCAACCCCGACTTCGCGCGGTACTGCGCCACGGTCGATGCCTACTTCCCCGGCCGCGACGGGGGGACGTACGGCATCCGCAACACCAACCGGCTGCTGACCGGAACCGACGGCGTGCGGCCGTACCCGGGGCTGATCGGGGTGAAGAACGGCTACACCGCCGGCGCCGGCAACACGCTCGTCGCCGCCGCCCGCCGCCGGACGCGCACCCTGGTGGTGAGCGTGATGAACCCGCGGACAGGCGGCGCCTCGGCGGTGTACGAGGAGGCCCGTGCCCTGCTCGACTGGGGCTTCCGGGCGGCGGGGCGGGTCGATCCGGTCGGGTCGCTGGACGCCCTGCGGGCCCGGCCGCCGGCGGGTCCGGGGCCGGTTTCCGGGGCGGTTCCCGTGGTCGCGGCACGACCGGGGCAGGACGGGCCGGGCTGGCCGGAGACAGGGTTGGTCGCGGGCGCGGCCGGGCTCGGCGCGGGCGCGGTGGTGGTGCTGCTGCGGCTCGCGGGCAGCCGGATCGAGCGGGAGTGACCCGCCCCGCGTCCGGTCAGAAGATCGACAGGCCGGTCAGGGTGGTGAAGCGGTCCAGGGCGGCCACACCGGCCACCGAGTTGCCCCGCTCGTCGAGGCCGGGGCTCCAGACGCACAGCGTGCAGCGGCCGGGGACGACGGCGATGATGCCGCCGCCGACGCCGCTCTTGCCGGGCAGGCCCACCCGGTAGGCGAAGTCGCCCGCCGCGTCGTACGTCCCGCACGTCAGCATCACCGCGTTGACCTGCTTGGCCTGGCTGCGGCTGAGCAGCCGGGAGCCGTCGGCGCGGACGCCGTGCCGGGCCAGGAAGGTGGTGGCCAGGGCGAGGTCGGCGCACGACGCCGCGATGGAGCACTGGCGGAAGTACTGCTCCAGCAGGACCGGCACCGGGTTGTCGACGTTGCCGTAGGACGCCATGAAGTGGGCCAGGGCCGCGTTGCGGTCGCCGTGGGCGGACTCCGAGGCGGCGACCCCCTCGTCGAAGGCGAGGTCCGGGTTGCCGCTCTCGGCGCGCAGGAAGTCGAGCAGTTCACCGGCGGCGTCGCCGGTACGGGTGTGGAGGCGGTCGGTGACGACGAGGGCACCCGCGTTGATGAACGGATTGCGCGGGATGCCGTTCTCGTACTCGAGCTGCACCAGGGAGTTGAAGGGGTTGCCGGAGGGCTCGCGGCCCACGTGCTCCCAGAGCTGGTCTCCCTCGCGGGCCAGGTCGAGGGCGAGGGTGAAGACCTTGGTGATGGACTGGGCCGAGAAGGGCTCCCGCCAGTCCCCCACGCCGTACACCGTGCCGTCGAGCTCGGCGACGGCCATGCCGAAGCGGCGCGGGTCGCGGGCGGCGAGCGCCGGGATGTAGTCGGCGGCCCGTCCGCGGCCGGGCGTGTGCTCGATCTCCTCGGCGATGCGCTCCAGGACCGGCTGGAAGGACGGGGACGAAGGGGACGCTGCCATGATCGTCATTGTGCCTTTCCGCCGGTCCCGGTGCGCGTCCGCGGCTCGGGCCAGGGGGCGCCGCTGCCCGCGAGGACCTCGGGCCGCAGCAGGCCGGCGAGCTTCTCGGCGGGCAACAGGCCCTTTTCCAGGACGAGTTCGGCGACGCCCCGGCCGGTGGCGAGGGCCTCCTTCGCGATGTCGGTGGCGGCCGTGTACCCGATGTGCGGGTTGAGGGCGGTGACCAGGCCGATGGAGCTCTCCACGCTCGCGCGCAGCGCCTCGGTGTTCGCGGTGATGCCGTCCACGCAGCGCTCGGCCAGGGTGAGGCAGGCGGCGCGCAGATGGGTGACCGACTCCGACAGGGAGTGGAGGATGATCGGCTCGAAGGCGTTGAGCTGGAGCTGCCCGGCCTCGGCCGCCATGGTGATGGCGACGTCGTTGCCGATCACCTCGAAGGCGACCTGGTTGACGACCTCGGGGATCACCGGGTTGACCTTGCCCGGCATGATCGACGAACCGGCCTGCACCGGCGGCAGGTTGATCTCGCCGAGTCCGGCGCGCGGCCCGGAGGACAGCAGGCGCAGGTCGTTGCAGCTCTTGGAGAGCTTGACGGCGATCCGCTTGAGCACCCCGGACATCTGGACGAACGCCCCGCAGTCCTGGGTGGCCTCGACCAGATTGGCGGCGGTGACCAGGGGCAGCCCGGTGATCTCGGAGAGGTGGCGCCGGGCGGCTTCGGCGTATCCGGCCGGGGCGTTGAGGCCGGTGCCGATGGCGGTGGCGCCGAGGTTGATCTCGTGGATCAGCTCGACGGCCTCGGCGAGCCGGCTGCGGTCCTCGTCGAGCATGACGGCGTACGCCGAGAACTCCTGCCCGAGCGTCATCGGCACCGCGTCCTGGAGCTGGGTACGGCCCATCTTGAGCACGTCCCGGAACTCGAGGGCCTTGCGGGCGAAGGCGTCCTGGAGCACCGCCATCGCCTTGAGCAGGCCGCGCACCGCGAAGACGGTCGCGATCTTGACGGCGGTCGGGTAGACGTCGTTGGTCGACTGGCCGAGATTGACGTCCTCGTTGGGGTGCAGGTGCCGGTAGGCGCCCTTGGGGTGCCCCAGCAGTTCCAGCGCCCGGTTGGCGATCACCTCGTTGGCGTTCATGTTGGTGGAGGTGCCGGCGCCGCCCTGGATCACGTCGACGACGAACTGGTCGTGGAGCCGGCCGGCGCGGATCTCGCGGCAGGCGGCGACGATGGCGGCGGCCTTCCCGGGCGGGAGCAGGCCGAGCTCCTCGTTGGCGAGGGCCGCGGCCTCCTTCACGGCGGCCAGGGCGTCGATCAGGTGCGGGTAGGCGGAGATCGGGGTGCCGGTGATGGGGAAGTTCTCCGTGGCGCGCAGGGTGTGGATGCCCCAGTACGCGTCGGCGGGGACGTCGCGGTCGCCGAGCAGGTCGTGCTCGGTGCGGGTGGCGGCGGTCATGGCGGTACGGGTCTTCTCTCGGACGGGGGCGGGACGGTGGGGGTCGGGGGCGGGCCGCCGCGCGCGGGACAGCCGCGCGCGTCCCGGCGGGCGGACCCGGTGGCGGGCTGTGCCGGGGGCACGCACATGTGCTGCGGGGGCGGACCCGACTCCGTGAAGTCGACTCCCGCGGGTCCGACTCCGGCGCGAGCGCTGTGGCGGCGCGGGCCGGACCGGGGAGCGCGGACCCGGGCCGGGACCGGGCGCTTTCGCCCGGCGCGAGCGCTGTCACGGGCCCGTTGCCGGACTCGGGGCGCGCACCGGCCCAGGGCACGGGGCGGCCGTGGGCACGGGTCGGCTCAGAGCTCAAGCACCGGCCGGGCGCGGGCGGCGTCGCGGTGCGGGCCGGTCCGCGGGCTCAGACCGGCCCTGGCTCGGGCCGGTCCTAGGCTCGCGCCGGCCCGTTCCCGGGTCGGCGCGGGGCCTCGGCCGCGCTCAGCTCCGGGCCGGCGACGGCTGCGGCGCGGCCGGGACGAGGGCGCCCACCGGCCGGACGCTGCCCACGGGGCGGCCTCCGCCGAGCACCTGCTCCCCGGCGAACGCGCCGAGCAGGGCGGGATCGACCCCGGCGTGGGCGAGCGCGGCGGCGGCGACCGGGACACGCGCCCGGTCGGCCCCGTCGGCGATCTTCACGGCGATGGCGCGGCCGTCGGGCAGCGCGGCGACCTGGACGCCTTCGAAGCCGTCCTTGGCGAGCAGCCCGGGGACGGCCCGCATCAGCGCGGCGACGTCCCGGCCGGAGCCGGAGGCCATCTCGGCGTGCCCGCGCATCGCGTCCGCCACGCGGGCCTCGGGGGTGCCGGGCGCGGCCGTGGTGATACGGGCGGCGGCCCGGGCCAGGCCGGGCAGGGAGACCGCGAACAGGGGGGCGCCGCAGCCGTCGACGGTCACCTGGGCCACGCGCTGCCCGGTCAGGTCCTCGACGGTCTCGGCGATGGCCCGCTGGAGCGGGTGGGCGGGGTCGAGGTAGTCCTCCAGGGACCAGCCGTTGAGCTTGGCCGTCCAGAGCATCGCGGCGTGCTTGCCGGAGCAGTTCTGGGCGAGCCGGGAGGGCGGGCGGCCCTCGCGGACCCAGGTGTCCCGCACGGCCGGGCCGAAGGGCAGGTCGGGCACGTTGCGCAGGTGGTCCTCGGTGAGCCCGGCGAGTTCGAGGACGCGCCGGGTGCCGGCCAGATGGCGTTCCTCGCCGGAGTGGCTGGCGGCGGCGAGCGAGAGCAGCTCGCCGTCGAGCGGGAGACCGGCCCGCACCATGGCCACGGCCTGGACGGGCTTGAGCGCGGAGCGCGGGTAGAAGGCGGCCTCGGTGTCGCCGAGTGCGAACCGGACCCGGCCGTCCGGGTCGAGGACGACGACGGAGCCGTAGTGCACGCCCTCGACGATCCCGGCGCGGACGAGGTGGGCGACGGGGGCGTGGAGCGGCTCGCGGACGAGGGGGGCGGGCGCGGGAGAGCTGGTGTACATCACTGCCTGGTGGTCGTGGGCCGGTATGCGGGTCACGTCCCGGCTCCGGTGGTGTCGGTGCGCGTGCGGCGCACGATGTCGGTGAGAGTCGTCTCGACGCGGTCGAGATGGTGGGTCATGGCCCGCTCCGCGTCCTGCGCCGATCCGTCGGTCAGCGCCCGGAGAATGGCCCGGTGCTCGCGGTCGGAGTGCTCGCGCCGGCCGCCCAGTTCGTTGAGGAAGGCGGACTGGCGGGCCAGCGCGTCGCGGATCTCCTCGATGACCCGGCGGAAGACCGGGTTCTGCGCGGCCTCGGCGACGCCCAGGTGGAAGAGGGCGTCCATCGCGACCCACGCGGTGGTGTCGGTCTCCCCCTCCATGCGGCGCAGCAGGTGGGCCAGGTGGTCGAGGTTCTCCGGGGTGCGGCGCTGGGCGGCGTACCCGGCGACCGGGATCTCGACGTGGCGGCGCACCTCCAGCAGGTCGCTGGCGGCGTAGTCGCCGAAGGTGGGGTCCTCCACGGCGGTGGCGACGACGAAGGTGCCCTTGCCGGTGCGGGAGACCGTCAGCCCCATGGTCTGTAGGGCCCGAAGCGCCTCGCGGAGCACGGGGCGGGAGACCTCCAGAGCGCGGCACAGCTCCGCCTCGGAAGGCAGCTTGTCGCCGATCGCGTACTCGCCGCGCTCGATGGCGCCGCGCAGATGGCCGAGGACCGCTTCCATCGCGCTGACGCGTCGCGGACCCGGACCGGCTGTCTGGCTGTCTGACAGGTTCACGGAGCGATCCTGCGGGCGCGGCCGGTCCGCTGTCAAGCGGAGGAGACATTTCCAGGCGGGGCGTGACGGCGGGAGAAGCGGCCGCACAGGCGGCCCTGCGGTGGTGCTACCACCACCCCGCCCCGGGGGACAACGCCATTCTGCGGCCGGACAGCCGTTCCCATACTTGAGCGCATGGCCAATCCCATGCTGCTCACGGAAGAACCGTCTCCACGGGGACACGAAAAAGCGGAAAAGGGAAGCGGAAGCGATTTCGCGGAACTGTCCCGGCGCATCGCCGATGCGGGTTTGCTGCGACGCCGCCCGCTGTACTACACCGTACGTTTCGGGGCGGTGGCGCTGGCCCTGGCCACGGGGGTCGCCGCCTTCCTCGCCCTGGGGGACAGCTGGGCGCAGTTGTTCGTCGCCGCCGCCCTTGCCGTGGTGTTCGGGCAGCTCGGGCTGGCCGCCCACGACCTCGCGCACCGGCAGGTGTTCACCCGGCGGCGCCCCAGCGAGGCGGGCGGCCTGCTGGTGGCCAATGTGCTGCTGGGCATGAGCTACGGCTGGTGGATGAACAAGCACACCCGCCACCACGCGCATCCCAATCACGAGGGAAAGGACCCGGACGTCGCCCCGGACATCCTGGTGTGGTCACGGCGTCAGGCCCGCCGGGCGAAGGGGCTGCCCCGCTTCGTCGGGAAACACCAGGCGGCGTTGTTCTTTCCGCTGCTGACCCTGGAGGGCCTCAATCTGAGTTTCAGCAGTTTCAAGGCGCTGCGCAGTCCGTCGATGAAACGCCCGGTTCTGGAAGGGACGCTGCTGGTCACCCATTTCGTGCTGTATCTCGGTGGCCTGTTCGCCGTTCTCCCGGCCGGTAAGGCGCTCGCCTTCATCGCCGTGCACCAGGGCCTGTTCGGGATCTATCTCGGCTCCGTCTTCGCCCCCAACCACAAGGGGATGCCGATGATCGAGGAGGGCACGCGGCTCGACTTCCTGCGCCGTCAGGTGCTCACCTCCCGCAATGTGCGCGGCGGAGTGCTCGTGGACGCCTTCATGGGCGGGCTCAACTACCAGATCGAGCACCATCTCTTCCCCAGCATGCCGACGCCCGCGCTGGGCAGGGCGCAGGTCATCACCGAGCGGTACTGCGCCGAGCTCGGCATCCCGTACCACCAGACCGGGCTGCTCGCCTCGCACCGGGAGGCGCTGCGCCATCTGCGGAGCGTCGGGGCGCCACTGCGCCGGGCCCGCTGAGAACGGGCGCGGCGGGTCACCCCCAGAGCGTCTCGGCCAGCGCCACGCCCGCGCACGCCGCGCCCAGGCCGGCGGTCACGCCGGCCACGACGTTGGCGACGGCGTAGCGGCCGGCCCCCGTCTCGGCCAGCCGCAGCGTCTCGTAGG contains the following coding sequences:
- the rho gene encoding transcription termination factor Rho, encoding MTTALEHLPVRRSAAEAVAGLLDIDTGGKGHLRAENCLPSPGDPHLSPALIRRYGLRKGDLVEGVRGARHTLSDVVGVNGRAPDRLRGRAHFRDLTPLHPSRRLRLEHPAAGLTGRVADLLTPVGKGQRGLLVAPPKSGKTVVLQQIAAAVAGNHPECRLMVVLLDERPEEVTDMRRSVRGEVYASTFDRTPRQHIALADLVVERAKRLVEAGEDVVVLLDSLTRLCRAHNNAAASGGRILSGGVDAAALLGPKRFFGAARQTEEGGSLTILATALVETGSRADDFYFEELKSTGNMELRLDRELAARRVFPAVDPETSGTRREELLLTAAESAAARGLRRALSAREGRAGLETLLERMRATPDNATLLRLIQPTLPAA
- a CDS encoding D-alanyl-D-alanine carboxypeptidase family protein; amino-acid sequence: MNVGFPSRVAASSCALCVAGLLVLAPAAPAARTRPPDPGTPAGPETTGPPPSPLHRSGTQVRPRPGTPGPPAVSALSWVVADALTGEVLAAHDAHRRLPPASTLKILFALAVLPVLPGGIRHTVREEELAGIGPGSSLVGVAENRTYRVTDLWHGVFLGSGNDAVRVLSALSGGRRDTIARMQAEARELGAHDTRVLSPDGYDEPGQVSSAYDLAVFGRAGLRNPDFARYCATVDAYFPGRDGGTYGIRNTNRLLTGTDGVRPYPGLIGVKNGYTAGAGNTLVAAARRRTRTLVVSVMNPRTGGASAVYEEARALLDWGFRAAGRVDPVGSLDALRARPPAGPGPVSGAVPVVAARPGQDGPGWPETGLVAGAAGLGAGAVVVLLRLAGSRIERE
- a CDS encoding glutaminase → MTIMAASPSSPSFQPVLERIAEEIEHTPGRGRAADYIPALAARDPRRFGMAVAELDGTVYGVGDWREPFSAQSITKVFTLALDLAREGDQLWEHVGREPSGNPFNSLVQLEYENGIPRNPFINAGALVVTDRLHTRTGDAAGELLDFLRAESGNPDLAFDEGVAASESAHGDRNAALAHFMASYGNVDNPVPVLLEQYFRQCSIAASCADLALATTFLARHGVRADGSRLLSRSQAKQVNAVMLTCGTYDAAGDFAYRVGLPGKSGVGGGIIAVVPGRCTLCVWSPGLDERGNSVAGVAALDRFTTLTGLSIF
- the aspA gene encoding aspartate ammonia-lyase yields the protein MTAATRTEHDLLGDRDVPADAYWGIHTLRATENFPITGTPISAYPHLIDALAAVKEAAALANEELGLLPPGKAAAIVAACREIRAGRLHDQFVVDVIQGGAGTSTNMNANEVIANRALELLGHPKGAYRHLHPNEDVNLGQSTNDVYPTAVKIATVFAVRGLLKAMAVLQDAFARKALEFRDVLKMGRTQLQDAVPMTLGQEFSAYAVMLDEDRSRLAEAVELIHEINLGATAIGTGLNAPAGYAEAARRHLSEITGLPLVTAANLVEATQDCGAFVQMSGVLKRIAVKLSKSCNDLRLLSSGPRAGLGEINLPPVQAGSSIMPGKVNPVIPEVVNQVAFEVIGNDVAITMAAEAGQLQLNAFEPIILHSLSESVTHLRAACLTLAERCVDGITANTEALRASVESSIGLVTALNPHIGYTAATDIAKEALATGRGVAELVLEKGLLPAEKLAGLLRPEVLAGSGAPWPEPRTRTGTGGKAQ
- a CDS encoding asparaginase, with amino-acid sequence MYTSSPAPAPLVREPLHAPVAHLVRAGIVEGVHYGSVVVLDPDGRVRFALGDTEAAFYPRSALKPVQAVAMVRAGLPLDGELLSLAAASHSGEERHLAGTRRVLELAGLTEDHLRNVPDLPFGPAVRDTWVREGRPPSRLAQNCSGKHAAMLWTAKLNGWSLEDYLDPAHPLQRAIAETVEDLTGQRVAQVTVDGCGAPLFAVSLPGLARAAARITTAAPGTPEARVADAMRGHAEMASGSGRDVAALMRAVPGLLAKDGFEGVQVAALPDGRAIAVKIADGADRARVPVAAAALAHAGVDPALLGAFAGEQVLGGGRPVGSVRPVGALVPAAPQPSPARS
- a CDS encoding FadR/GntR family transcriptional regulator, translated to MEAVLGHLRGAIERGEYAIGDKLPSEAELCRALEVSRPVLREALRALQTMGLTVSRTGKGTFVVATAVEDPTFGDYAASDLLEVRRHVEIPVAGYAAQRRTPENLDHLAHLLRRMEGETDTTAWVAMDALFHLGVAEAAQNPVFRRVIEEIRDALARQSAFLNELGGRREHSDREHRAILRALTDGSAQDAERAMTHHLDRVETTLTDIVRRTRTDTTGAGT
- a CDS encoding fatty acid desaturase family protein; this translates as MANPMLLTEEPSPRGHEKAEKGSGSDFAELSRRIADAGLLRRRPLYYTVRFGAVALALATGVAAFLALGDSWAQLFVAAALAVVFGQLGLAAHDLAHRQVFTRRRPSEAGGLLVANVLLGMSYGWWMNKHTRHHAHPNHEGKDPDVAPDILVWSRRQARRAKGLPRFVGKHQAALFFPLLTLEGLNLSFSSFKALRSPSMKRPVLEGTLLVTHFVLYLGGLFAVLPAGKALAFIAVHQGLFGIYLGSVFAPNHKGMPMIEEGTRLDFLRRQVLTSRNVRGGVLVDAFMGGLNYQIEHHLFPSMPTPALGRAQVITERYCAELGIPYHQTGLLASHREALRHLRSVGAPLRRAR